The window acgggactctagtgtatgtaaatgcaaattttatttctacaagtgttttataagcataataaGTAGCAAATATTGTGTACATATTTCTAATACTCGCAAAATTGAGATTTTTTCATACATGTACCGTGTTTTCTTGCATAATCATAAaactttttattctaaaatcaagcttGAAatgtaggggtgcgacgattatgtggaaaatattttttttttagttagataaaattattcataaaaacaaaaaccatttcatggaaagtacgttatttaaaacatgaagtataaaagagcacgccaaactatttaaattaataagtcatgcaaccaAAAatctttcaactttaaatagaaaaacataatCTGTGATTCAAACGCAAGCCGAACGAACTCTTAACTATCGCCACAGTAAGTACACACTCCACGAAAGAGagcgggccatcagatgtagttaactcggcactcgacaaagagcgcgcgttgtatgcactcggcgagatatagATATTCTGCTACatgtgcacgctctatacgggaagcaacataaccaaacattaatgattgcaacgacgctggctacatttttgtaagcggtaaaccgcggcgacgcagacgaaaagatgaaggttataaagtttaaaaacggttttaaaagaaaatttacacattagaCAATTTAAGTGGAACCTCGTTACTACGAGAGCTTACAACGGCAGTAAAAATTCTCGTAACGAGTACTCGTAATTaccgaatataaaaaattaaagtcaagttagattctggACCGTCCAAACAGTCTTAATTTCACACCGTAATTTGAAAACGGTGCACTATAGTGAAAAAACGTGCCGAATAAAAActgtagcaaattaaattacgaatagaAAGTGTCTCCATGGAATTTTTTTGTATCTACAACGGTTTTTGATTTAATCGCGAATTAAATGGCCTGAAAAGACCAGCGCCATTCAAGGTCATGGAGGGAAGGTATGTGAAgcagtgaaaaaaaaaggaagcaaaggAAGGAAGAAAGAAATGGTGTTGGCTGGTCTATTTTTAGATTTACCCCTCCAGCCGACTTAGGATGGGAAGCAACTGGCGCCGTTAAGCGAAagaaagagagggagggaaagagagagagtgcATGTTGTTTGTCACCAGTCCTTCCACCCAGTCCTTCTGGTGCCCGTGTAGCCACATAGCTGTCTGTAATTACTGCGtgaaccttaatttttttaactgacagtgtttttccttttttgaagatgCCATTCAAATCACTCGTACTTACGAAAGGGTCAACAAGGAGGCACTCGTAATAACCGGTTTAATTTActatgatttacgtagtcaaactgatgGTGCATTACGAAACTGTCGTATAAACGAAGGTCTCATAGTATCCCGTACTCGTAataatgaggttccactgtacgtattttcgttaattaaataagtaagaggtaatgtccgaataaatattagatttctattttaaaatacatagttttatactgaaaaaatacccacacaaagcgctcggaatctaatagcgggaccaaaaacatcatgtaaCGTTAACGcaagttttttttatcctaattttgacgaccaaaaataaaaatatgggtgcgaaaattacgcgagtgcgacgattatgcgataaaagagggtagttaattttatttttgtgaatgaaTAGCAGTATCTGCAAGAAATTACTACCCACAAAATTGGCTATGCAACTCTAAAACTAACTTGAAGTAACCTGCTCCAAAAGTGCTCACAACATCAAACAATATTGTTTTCTCCGTGTCTATTTTAAACTGTTTCTATTTCCAAATAATatactgtacacacacacacacatacacacatatatatatttttttttaaattatatctgaCCTGTACTTCATCTTATGGTGAATTCTGCCGTAGGTAGACATTCTGTTAATGATCTGCCCGGTGGTCAGGTAAAAGAAGAGGTTGACTAGGATGGTGAAGGCCACTGGTGTGAAAAACATGGCAACTCCAAGCCAACCTGCAAACATTCATGCATGCATCAAAACAGTATGACACttagtttttttaagttatatgaaGTGCATGAATTTTCATTTTGACTTGTGAATTTATGACAGAACATATATCTTCAGACTAATCTGATCTCAGCTTGTTTTCTTGTATGTTAAGTCCCTTAGTAATATACTGTACTAGTTTTTCTAGAACTTAAAATTGAAATACAGAACACCAAAAAAAATGTTGGCTGAAAGCAAaatataaatgcatttaaaaaaaaaggaactagGCATGAATGTATAAAATGAATGTATCACACTGtgcaaaatatgtatatttaacaCAACATAAATCATACTAAAATACATGTGTTACCTGCTATTGCAAAGTAATATGTACAGTCGACTTTATGCTACCCCATCAAGGTAAGTCCCTACCAtattgtgttattatttttttatggctTGATAAGTAATAGGAATTAGCTTTGAGCACTTATTGTGACAATTCACAGTTAGAGTAGTACCCTAATTATACTATTAAGCAGCAATAGGAGTCACCTTAAGAATGTATTATTTATGACCCGTTATTCCAGAAATTTGAACAACTCAAATTTGAACATGCAAGCTGGCAGGGCCAATTCCTCTCATTGAGCTAGACAATCATTAACTGCATACAGTGACATGTATTTTGATATCAGTACATGCCTATTTCACATCCATTCTGCGGGGGAGCAGTGGCAAGTCACCACAGGTAACACAGTGACTTCCATCACTGCTGTGTTACTTAGGGCACCCTGCTTTGGACACGAACCACAATGAGTCATTATCACAGCCCTAATTAATGTGCCCCCTCCCCTTCTCACCATCACCATTTGTTTACTCCAATTCGCCATACGCACTTAGCAAAACATTCCTGTACCTACCTATGTCAATAGatgttatttatattaacattatattataaaattattttaataaaattagttataTATGAATAAAAAGGACATATGTTATAGTGTTATAGACAAACTGTAACATAGCATAATTCCTGCCCCCTGCTACTAATAATACTGTAACTGAGAATGTTATGTTACTGATATTTTCTTCAGGTTTCATAATCAATTCATACTCATGTTTCTTCTATAATGCACAGTACCTATTTAAGGTATTTTGTAtgtgcttaaatattaatttattattaattttggttgAGTTTTATGTAAAGTTGAATGtagtttttacttttataattattttctctATTTTGCTTGATCAGTTAAAATTAACGTatgtattaattacatttttacaattttgaCGCATATTCTGGTTAGTAAGGCTGAAACATTctagaagttttaaaaataaaggcAGACACAGGCGAGACACGGGCTTAACACTCTGTCGCCAGTAGGTTATTTGGGTTATTTCTCATGCATCAAGTTACCTTGTTGGGAAAACCCAGCACGTAGGCGCATAACTGCGCAGCAGTGGAGTAGAACATTCGCTGGGCGCCATTTCGCCAGCCAATCAGGACAAACCATGCTGTGGTCTGATGTTACTTTCCAAATTTTAAGGGAACAAATATTTGGTCATGTATCTGGTTCTGttttgtgattggtcggttgCCTCCCCTTTGTTTTCGCCTTTGTAAGGGAAGACAACTTCATCCAACAGGTTGTCGCTCGGTTGTCGCCACGTGCAGTTGGGTCGTCTGCAGCTCACAAAATTATTATGTGAAGAGTGACGGGATAATTTCACCCCTGTTGGTCAGGGCCAGGCCGAgatttaaactttttttgcattcgttggactttttttaatgataaatttgATCCCAGTCGTTTCCATCGGCACGTGGCAACAGTAATCACCGGCGAGACCACACTGGTCTTGCATAATTCTGTACTTCGCTTCAAATTTAAGTAGAGGATGGTTCCTTATTTCAGTCTTTGGTCAGTCTTTTTTGTATAATCGAGCGGCGAGCTATAGTGACTAGGAAAATCATTTGGACACATAAGTTGTGATCGGTGTTTGGTTTTGAGAAGATAATaaaacataaactgtccaaaaaaattcttttatttaaaaactttatacGCAAAACTATTCCCATTTACGGACTCATACTAACTTTGATGAAAAGGCGAATACAACATAATCTTTGAAGTCATGGCAGATTAACCTCATAAATTTTCAAGTTATTCAAGTATTACTCTGGGTCACATTAGCCAGGCCAACCTAGGATGTACCAATACCTATGCGATAAGATTATATACAACTTATTTGTAGGGCTTATGTCAAAAGACATCCATGCTGTAaggttatataataattttattcaaacatttttttttattaaaggatctgtaggaattttattttatgagATATTCTtactttatatatacatttataagaCTATTTTCTGATATCATggtggccgagcggttaaaggcgcaTGCTTTAGTTCGAACTATTATCAAAGTTAGCGCCATCTGAGTGTGGTTAGTACTTTGATGGGAAgaccaaaatttttataaaattataaaaaaaaatatacatacaaatgaATCATGTGGGTTCGCCAGCTTTTCGAGGTTTATGAGACTTCCGTGCAGACGCAGCACCATTTTTACGCATCTCCATTCCATACTCATGAAAGTATTCCTACCGAATGCTGTACACAGAAagctaaaatgtttacatataaaaaaaataattatgaaaatcaTGTATCACATATGAAGTCTAAAAgatttattcagaaatttttaaatgttttctgcaATATAGTAGATGCATGCTTCTTATGTCTGTGATAATGAtttatatatttctatatatttaATTTCCCTGTATTTTGTCTCAACTTTTCTTAGATTCATCGATTTGTAGTTTCACTGTATGTTCAAATATGATTAGAGAAATAGTTGATAATCAGGAATACTGTCAGTAGCCCACTGCCTACCCAAGTTGTTCTGCATGAGGACGCCGGGCTGCGTCTTGATACCCTCCGGCTCGAGCATGAAGTGGGCAAACAGGGCGACGGCAGCCATCGACAGGGTGCAGCACCACACGTACAGCGAGTAGTAGCAGTACTTGCGCCCGTCCGTCACACGCAGGTACACGTTGCGAGACCTACAAGACGGCCATTTGTGAATGGCATGGCCACCGTCGTATTATTTCTTGAATTACCTACCAACTTAAATTCATTATATTACTAAAAATCAAAATTACACACTTGTATAATTgatacaaatttttacaaaatactttTTGAAATGATAGGTAGTTTGAAAAATGTGAAGTTAGgctaattatttattacaaaaaaaaaaaggaaacaaaagtTAAGTTTCATAACAACAGCTCCTTTGTTAACAGGATCCTTTTAAAGCCACTCGCCTAATAGTTTGCTCTCTGGCTAGCATAAACTGTGTGCTCTTCCAAGTAACATCAGAATTTACAATTATTTCTTACTGATTTACTTTATTTCTAATAGAatgaaaaataacagtaaatataaAACAAGTTACTCGAGCATAAAGACATAACCTGTTAATTGTCAAACATCACCTACAGAGAAAAAACACTAGGCAAGTTTTATTAATTCCAGTTATGATAAATTCTCTCTGAGCAAGCACACACAATCAATTCAAAGAAATTCATACAGTTAGAAGTTTGGGACTATTGCAGACATTCAAAACTACAGTACACCAAGATTATCTGCAGTGAATCAACAGCTTGGTCTCGACTTGTCAAACAACACAGCATTTTTTGAATACCTATGTACTTAATGGAATTTAGACAAAgttctcttttttttccccctatagTTTGGTGATCCTGATGTTAGTATAGACATTTTATAGTTTGTTGTTTTAAATGTGCATGTATAACAaaaacataccaaaaaaaaaccatataacATACATGGCAACAAAGGCATAGTATGAATAAGAGTACTGATTCAAAAGTtcaaaacatataaacataagCATGTCATCATTTTAACTAGCATTAAAAAGCTTCCACCaagttacataaataattattgacaAGTGGAACAGTTCACAATAGTCAAGTAATTAGAGACGAATACAAATACCCAAATCCAGGGAAATTGGGGAAGAAACCATCCAAACATTTGCTTGAAGTGATTTCTGGGAATCACACAAAACCAAAATCAAACCCAGGTCCCTGGAATGTGAGTGCCATGTTTAGTTATTGAGCCACCACACTAGGTAAGATTACCTAAACAAATATCTAAAGCTGTTTACATTAGTGAACATCATTTCACTCAAGACTAGAAAATTTATTAGATTATAGCTTTCTATTTCTACAATGTCAATATTATTTTGAAACCGTCAACTGTAAAGAGTAATGTTACAAAGGAAGCACTGATTACACGCAGTAAACACACAATGTAAAAAGTTAAACTAAGAGTTTTTTAAATACCAGTTAAAAAATCATGCAAGATGCAAAAATGCAATGCACACATCGGTCAACTTTCATTATCTTGCATTTTGGCTTTGCATTTCTGCCATGCATATTTTAAGTGATTAATTCTGAAAACTTTTTAAAGCAAAGACATTATGTGCGTATAAAGCCAAAGTGTTATTTTTAGTGCATACataatgtttttacaaaattaaaaaaaaaaaaaaaaaaaaaacacttctaaaTCAAATTATTAACTATTTCATATGAGTCTATGATAAATATGAGTTAATACAAGAAACCTAGGGAATAAATTAGTTTTCTACTGTTTTGCAGATTCAAGTTATAGGGTTGGTCATGTCTTACaactttcatgttttaaaaacaattgtgaTTTTCTTGCATTGGATGCGTGTTGCACTGTAATGCCATCATGTTccttaaattacaaaattattattatagtaATGCACAGTaactaaaataatacaaattagaTCTACGCAAAATTGAACATAAAATCTTACCTAAATGTCCTCCAGATGTAGTATCCCAAGCTGTTCAGCCAATAAAAAGAAGCGAGAAGTCCCACATACATGAAAGTATCTGCACACGACAAACAGGTTGAAAGCAAAGCAATGCAGTTGACCCAGATTTTTTAAGCCTTCAAAAACATTACCTGACAATAATAAAGCAACATGCAAACCTATTCGAACCAACGCTGTTGAAGCAGTTTCACTTTTAAAATGTCCAAATctggaatttaaatttaaaatgaaatatttctcaAGCCAGGCTAAAATAATTCATACATAAAACTCAAAATTGAAGGCTGGCATTGCATGCACATAAGCCTACTAATTTCTGCACAGCACTAGAATCCAAACAGATAGGAAATGCTAGCAAAATGGTTGGAACACTTACATTAAGAAATCACAATGCACAGCTGAAACGAAAATATCAAAGCATGAAGCATAAACAGTACTTCATTACATCTTATCATACATTTGAACAAGTTTAAtggttattatattttatcaagttATGTTTTAATATAACAAAGAACAAGGAGATGGTGGACCAGCAACAAAATGCATTCGGAGAGGGAGATAGGAATACCTTAAAAAAAACTGACCAGCTCGCCAGAGCATCCGTCACATTTGCCACTCCCCAGTATCGAAACCTACCTGGGCTATCTAGGCAATGTGGGAAAGTCCGACTGACCGCTCCCCCAGGCCCTTACTTGTTTTAAAACATCAAAATGTATCTTTCTTATCTTTTTATTAactcaaaatttcatttttctcCATTAAATTCTTTGAATGTAAACATTAGCTCGCTGAAGATGGTTCTGTGGTCTCGGGAGTCAAATGACTTAATGTGTCAAGAGTTTGAAGGTGTGCTTAGAGGTAGATGGTTGTAAACCATCTCCCGCTTGATTGAtctgtcgccatcttgaattgacatgtttaatttattacaatactgGCAAGAAAAAACATCAATTAGAAGAATATTACCTATAACATTACATAACGATAGATTATAAACTAAGCCGAGCCATAAATGGTGAATTAAGCAAGTTTCTGAAGCTACGTTCTGTGGTTCATCAAGccgtaaaatgaaataataaatgtaCATTACAAActgtagcaaaatattttttaattgaaggcGGTTAGATAATTGGTAATTTAATTTTCCCATCAATAATATTATTTAGGGACTAATCCTGTAAATTAATCGCTAAAACTCTTGAGCATTTGTTGTTTAGTAAACAATTTGGTCATCACACAAGCTGTGAAATGTTAACCTAATGATCATAATTATGAATGTTTGCGCAGCTTTATTACCGCTATTAGATAGCACTTATTGTATCTCTGGTGGCAACATTTGTGatgaaatagcccttaaataatctGATGATACAAAAATGAACAACAGAGAGCTTCCGACACGGAAAGTGCGACAGAGCCCCGGCTCATTTACTTGTTCCAAGTTTGGTTGATGTCAATGCATTTTAATTCCATTTTTTAGTAAACTCAGTACGGTGCAACACTTGTATGTGGAAACAGCACGCACCTGCGACCAGGAAGCTGACGTGGTGCCGGAACTGCACGAACACCAGCACCAGGCCGGCGGCCTGGCTCACGGCGAGGCACGCGGCCAGCGAGGACACCACGTTGCCGGCGAGGTCGCGCAGCTGCGGCAGCACGAAGTAGACGGCGGCCACCGCCACGTAGCACGCCAGCGCCACGCCCCGGCAGGCGGGGTCCACCACCGTGCGCACCAGGTGGTCCGAGTCGTTCCAGGAGGGACCCGCGTCCGGGGAGCACACCAGCGCGTACTGCGCCACTTGCCCCGCCTCCTGGGACTGCGTCACGATTATCTGCGAGCGGGGACGGCCACTGTGCACCGAGGCGTGCCACATCTGGCATACTGTTCCCATTGGTGTTGTCATGGGTCCGAACATGATTTAAAATCACAAAGAGTAGGTACCTCAAAACTACCTTCCGAAACTGAATTACGTTTCGAGGGTAAAATCTAAAAtaacacgggaaaaaaaattaaccattgtGTTGAAAACATTCAAACCTATAATTTTCATTTCACAAACAAATATAACTTTGTGAAtggtgtagctacattaaaaatactgtaaaatattttttaatggttgcttaggaattaccaatttaagccTGCCCTAAACAACCATTTACAaaatttcatagtattttttaCGTAACTAACCTAAGCTAATCAAACGTCGacacttttttcaagtattttaaatgtagctccCCTATTCTCTAATTTTTCCATCACTCAAGTCTATGAAAGACTACATGGACATCTTTTATCCGCCACTAAAGTTGCTCATGCGAGCTGCGAACTTTGGTAATCTTTGATAAACTTGGGAACTGTTCAGGCCTCGGAATGGACTTGTATGAACTGGTTGCTACGCTACATTGCATTTcttaagcaaccattaaaaatattttccagcatttttaatgtagctatactaacctagccaactgtccacaatattttaaagtatttttaatgatgctaacCTAATCTGAACTACCATTTTcactatgtaaatttttttaaacatttatacaGAACATGCACAAATACGGCCTCAAAATGGAATGTTGAGAACGTCAGGTTTGCGAATACAGGAATACAGGAATGTCTCAAgtttttggggggaaaaaaattattttaggtatttcatttttattatttgttcccGCAATGTAAGactattaccaaaattattttaaaaaaatatatatatatatacatatatatattttttttcaacctacggAAGTTGTGCAGCTCCGCTGGAAGTTACCTTGTCGAGGCAGTAAAGGCCGAGGTCATAGTCATGATATCTCTGCCCATCGAGGTCGCCTCCGCTCAGTTGAGACAGCTCCACGTCCGCACCCTTTGAATCGTGCTCGTGGTGCGAAATGAAGTGTCGCAGTTTGCCGTTCGGCAGCAGGCTCAAGCGATCCTGGGAGCCGGGGTAGTGGAAGATGGGCCATTTCAGCCGCGCTCCACATTCAGGCTGGCCAATCACTAACCGGAAGAGTGGCACCTGGCACAGAAAACCCTCGTTCTGTACAACTGACCAGATAACTGTAAAGAGCTTTGAAATGATGGAATTGTGCAGTTTCATATCaatcaaaaaatattgaaagaaaaCCATGCTagtttatgtgaaaaaaatttattagtgattttaatattttgtgcatttatattttctagtttttaatgatttttgccCCACAATTTTACATGACTTGGTAAGCCTCCCCACTtttgagattttttaaatttcttttgtaaTCTTATCAAACATTGAAAAACCACTTTACCATAACTTATTTGGATTGTATGTACGTACGGCAAACAAAAATTCTTTGCATGGAAGTTATTTGCGAGATCATTACTTAACTAACTGAAATTCAGAATATGGTACAAATACTACAAAATTCAATGTGgcagctacttcagtgcacagcacgtattcctcacagaaaatgaacaaTGTTAACAATTCTATTCAAATTTTTGCCTCCCATTAGACTAGTCCATCACGGAAGCACGAAATACAAGCATAATAATTCCTtacaattgttatttaaaatgaatttttattataacaTCTACATTGACTAAacttctccaaaaaaaaaaaaaaacagactagtAAACAATGAATGTCTGCGATAGTATGAATATGTGGATATTGTAAGTAAGCAGttatgtaatgttattttttaacaaaccagtaggaattaagacaCCTTTCTTTCAGGGTTAATTCAGAAAGTCTCAAATATATGAAAATCGTACCTATTCAtgttttttcacaaactagtaggaattacgaaaccatACCTTCAGAATAAATTTAGGGACATGTAATGTGTGAAACCCatgttttacgattttttttctttccattttaaAAAGCTGTGATGTCCGTGTACTACCCCCGTCTACAATTTCAATGTCTTAAACTGTGTTCGACAGACACTGATCGCTTATTGGCCAATTTGACCCTCTGACTTCATGCGTAGTGTGGGCGATGGTCTgaatctccctggtccgaatacattggtgaACTTGAtctttttgtcccaatctgtatttatatttactgtgctctggtgactactttagaaatcagtagattcggacatTGGACAACGCAATTGTGGACTGGACTGTTTTCCATGTGACAATGTAACGTCATTCACATTATGAAAGGACACGGATCGCCCACAAGTTAGGACTGTTGTAAACGGGCCTTTAGGGCTTTATGAGGTTAGTGACATGGGTCATAATTAGAATCTACACGGCGGGGCTGCTGGAGGACTTGGTGGAGGCAGTGGATGAGGGGAAGCAGGTAGAcgctatttttatagattttgagaAAGCGTTTGACAGGGTGCCGCACAGGAGGGTGATGGAAAAGGTGGAGGGGTTGATAGAGGACAGGAGGGTGGTAAATTGGACAGGGGACTTCTTGAGGGACAGGATCCAGCGAGTGAGAGTGGGTAAGGAATGGTCAGAAGAGGGAAATGTGATGTCAGgggtaccacaaggcagtgtcaTGGGACCCCTGCTCTTCCTGATCATGATGAATGATGTAGGGGAGGGGTTGAAAAGCAGGCTGCGGTTGTTTGCGGACGATTGTGTGCTCTATGAAACTGTGGGGGAAGGGGCGCACCTGGCAGAGGACTTGCAGAAACTGGAGTGCTGGTCGAGGGAAAACGAAATGGGTATAAATGTAGGGAAAACAAAGGTGGTGAGGTTCACGAGGAAGAGAAGGGTGGAGGGAAAAGTGTACTGCTGGAAGGGACAGGTGATCCAGGAAGCTGAGGAGTATAAATACCTGGGAGTGATCCTGCAGAACGACTTGGGGTGGGGAAAGCAGGTCAAGAAGGTGGTGACAAAGGGCAGAATGGGGTTAGGGCTGCTTAGCAGGACACTGAAAGGgacaggtaggaatgtaaaggaaaaggcgtacgtgacattggtacggccagtgttggagtatgccgcggcggtgtgggacccctatgtggagaaggaaattaaggagttggagagggtgcagcgcaaggcagcgagatgggtaatgaatatgtggaggagaagggaaggcgaaggcaggatgggggaaactcacagaccatcggtgatgatgaaggagctggggtgggacacactgcaagaaaggaggaaggtggaaaggctggtgagaatgaataaggtaattcgtgggggggagggggggctggggaaagctgggagctaggttgcacagagggctgtatcgaggaaggagggatcatgagtggaagattcagagagaatggagacggacagagagaggaagacaggtattccttgtgaggacggggcgtgagtggaacgaacttgaggggaggacactggatctgggaggagggaaggacttacgaaagaggctccagaggggggagga of the Bacillus rossius redtenbacheri isolate Brsri chromosome 10, Brsri_v3, whole genome shotgun sequence genome contains:
- the LOC134535933 gene encoding probable G-protein coupled receptor Mth-like 5 isoform X4, which encodes MYLRVLAVSFLCMRMIEVAAQGVVRVQKCCERFELMIDNRCAHKNESDSEVWNPVFSSESGQDNVQVPLFRLVIGQPECGARLKWPIFHYPGSQDRLSLLPNGKLRHFISHHEHDSKGADVELSQLSGGDLDGQRYHDYDLGLYCLDKIIVTQSQEAGQVAQYALVCSPDAGPSWNDSDHLVRTVVDPACRGVALACYVAVAAVYFVLPQLRDLAGNVVSSLAACLAVSQAAGLVLVFVQFRHHVSFLVADTFMYVGLLASFYWLNSLGYYIWRTFRSRNVYLRVTDGRKYCYYSLYVWCCTLSMAAVALFAHFMLEPEGIKTQPGVLMQNNLGWLGVAMFFTPVAFTILVNLFFYLTTGQIINRMSTYGRIHHKMKYRHCWCCTCACWARGGSRRSPAPPAARAGARARSPAPTGGRRCPA
- the LOC134535933 gene encoding probable G-protein coupled receptor Mth-like 5 isoform X2; translation: MYLRVLAVSFLCMRMIEVAAQGVVRVQKCCERFELMIDNRCAHKNESDSEVWNPVFSSESGQDNVQVPLFRLVIGQPECGARLKWPIFHYPGSQDRLSLLPNGKLRHFISHHEHDSKGADVELSQLSGGDLDGQRYHDYDLGLYCLDKIIVTQSQEAGQVAQYALVCSPDAGPSWNDSDHLVRTVVDPACRGVALACYVAVAAVYFVLPQLRDLAGNVVSSLAACLAVSQAAGLVLVFVQFRHHVSFLVADTFMYVGLLASFYWLNSLGYYIWRTFRSRNVYLRVTDGRKYCYYSLYVWCCTLSMAAVALFAHFMLEPEGIKTQPGVLMQNNLGWLGVAMFFTPVAFTILVNLFFYLTTGQIINRMSTYGRIHHKMKYSFEMFAKLFLVMVVGWLFLLLSWMRYSVLFYCNVLVNVLQALLVLYVCVLGQGRVTALARASCCPCGRKGAEPGADWGEEMSSMNPCSY
- the LOC134535933 gene encoding probable G-protein coupled receptor Mth-like 5 isoform X1, producing MYLRVLAVSFLCMRMIEVAAQGVVRVQKCCERFELMIDNRCAHKNESDSEVWNPVFSSESGQDNVQVPLFRLVIGQPECGARLKWPIFHYPGSQDRLSLLPNGKLRHFISHHEHDSKGADVELSQLSGGDLDGQRYHDYDLGLYCLDKSQEAGQVAQYALVCSPDAGPSWNDSDHLVRTVVDPACRGVALACYVAVAAVYFVLPQLRDLAGNVVSSLAACLAVSQAAGLVLVFVQFRHHVSFLVADTFMYVGLLASFYWLNSLGYYIWRTFRSRNVYLRVTDGRKYCYYSLYVWCCTLSMAAVALFAHFMLEPEGIKTQPGVLMQNNLGWLGVAMFFTPVAFTILVNLFFYLTTGQIINRMSTYGRIHHKMKYSFEMFAKLFLVMVVGWLFLLLSWMRYSVLFYCNVLVNVLQALLVLYVCVLGQGRVTALARASCCPCGRKGAEPGADWGEEMSSMNPCSY
- the LOC134535933 gene encoding probable G-protein coupled receptor Mth-like 5 isoform X3 gives rise to the protein MYLRVLAVSFLCMRMIEVAAQGVVRVQKCCERFELMIDNRCAHKNESDSEVWNPVFSSESGQDNVQVPLFRLVIGQPECGARLKWPIFHYPGSQDRLSLLPNGKLRHFISHHEHDSKGADVELSQLSGGDLDGQRYHDYDLGLYCLDKWPSPLADNRDAVPGGGASGAVRAGVLPGRGSLLERLGPPGAHGGGPRLPGRGAGVLRGGGRRLLRAAAAARPRRQRGVLAGRVPRREPGRRPGAGVRAVPAPRQLPGRRSRNVYLRVTDGRKYCYYSLYVWCCTLSMAAVALFAHFMLEPEGIKTQPGVLMQNNLGWLGVAMFFTPVAFTILVNLFFYLTTGQIINRMSTYGRIHHKMKYSFEMFAKLFLVMVVGWLFLLLSWMRYSVLFYCNVLVNVLQALLVLYVCVLGQGRVTALARASCCPCGRKGAEPGADWGEEMSSMNPCSY